Sequence from the Catenuloplanes indicus genome:
CTTGCCCGGCCGCTGCCGGCCCCGGCCCGCAGGGCCGCCACCGGCTGCGCACCGCGACACCCGTGCTCGTCGCGGTGTGCAGCAGCCGTCAGAGCAGCGGCGGGCTCACGCCTCGATCAGCTCGTCCGCGGTCAGTTCCCGCGCGACCAGCCATGCGCCCAGTTCCGGGATGCCGCCCAGCGTGCGCCCGTGTGCCGACACGCTCACGCCGAGCAGCTCGAAGACCCGGATCCGACGCTCCTCGATCTGGATCCGCCACCGCCGCCCGTCCCGGTCCGGTGGCGTGATCAACACGCGCACCGCGGCAGCCTAACCCTCTGAAGACCCAAAAATCAGGAAGAATCGGGGGTACGGGCGCCCCGCGCATCGATCCGGCGAAAAAATCGGCCGCGCCGGTCAGGCTTCGCATCCGCCCTGGTCGCGACCGCCTTCGGCGGGTGCACGACGCCGCCGGTCGCGTCGCTGATGTGGTGGATCGTGGCGTTTGTGGCGTGCCGATCCGGGCGTATCGGTCTAGGGTGGACGTCGCGGGGAAAGAACTGAGGAGGCGACCGGGGAGGCTCTTGTGGCGGTAAGGCCGTGGCATCTGTTCGGCGTGATCGTCGCGTTCGGCGTCGGTCCCGCGGTCTGGATCGGCGGCAGCCTGGTCCCGCAACCGGCCTCCGGCACCACGCCGTCGCCGTCCGCGTCCAGCACGTCCGCGTCGCCGACACCCACGGCCAGTGCCGCACCGGCCACCGCCGACGCCGCCGTCCAGCCGACCGGGGTGCCCGGCACCTGGGTGCCCACCGCGAACCCGGCACCCACCAGCGCCGTGCCGGCCACGCCCGCCGCGACACCGGCCACGCCCGCCCCGCCGGCCGGCACGCCGAGCCCCACCCGCCCGCCGGCCACCGGCTCGCCGCGCCCGTCCTGGTCGATCATCCTGCCGCCGATCTTCCCGCCGCCGAGCACCCCACCGGACGACGACGCGCCCTGACCGGCCGCGCGCCGGTCAGAACGTCAGCATGTGCAGGCGGAGCCGGCCGGCGCCCGCACCGGTCGACACCATCACCCAGCCCTCCCCGACGCCGGTCAGCCAGCCGCCCCGCCGGGCCAGTTGCCGCCCGGTCCGCGCGTCGTAGACCAGCACGTACGGCCGGTCGCCGGTCGCGCCCAGCACCGCCACCAGGTCGCCGTGCGCCACCGCCTCCCAGCTCGCGGACGTGGTCGCCAGCCCGGTGTCCGGCGCGCTCCACAGCCGCCGGCCGTCGGCCAGCGCGAGGAGCGCGATCGGCCCGGTCTCCGCGTTTGCCCGGACCAGCAGCGACTCGTCGTCGCCCGCGATCGGCACGCCCTGTTCCGGAGTGGTCCAGCGGGTCTCGCCGGTGGTTACGTCGACCAGCGTGGCCTGCCCGGAGCGGGTCACCGCGGCCACCTCGTTCCCCACGCCGAACAGCTCGGAGCTGCCGGAGTAGATCCTCGGGAAGGAACGGGTGCACTCGCCGCCGGCCGTCCGCCCGCTGTGGATCGCGCCGTCCCAGGCGGCCGCGCCGGTGCGCGCGTGCACCGCGGTCACCGTCACCGTGCAGTCGCGGTCGCCACGCGGCGGGTCATGATCCGTGACGACCAGTGTGTCCCCGGCCGCGAACGTGTACCAGGCCCGCTGCTCCGCCCGGCCCGGCAGCACCGTCCCGGTCGTGGTGTCCAGCAGCGCGGCCCGGACCCCCGGCTCGGACACGCTGACCGGCAGGTACGCGGACGCGGGCGGTGCCAGCGGCCGGCGCGCGCCGATCACGTTCTCGTGCACGCTCACGTGCGTGGCGTCCATGGTCCAGAGCGTCGCGCCGTCCGCGACCCGGCGCTTGGTGAGCACGCAGTCCGCCGGCGTGTCCCGGCGGTCCGGGCAGGAGTCCAGGTAGAGCGCGTCCGCGCGGGCCACCATGCGCACCGGACCGGCCGCGGACCACAGCGTGCGCCCGCTCGCCGGGTCGATCACGTCTACCGGCCCGTCCGTCCCGGCCTGCACCACCGCGACGCCACCGGCCACGGTCAGCGCGGTGTCCTCGGCCGGGTACGGCAGCTGCCACACCCGCCCGCCGTCGCCGCGGCGCAGGCCGAGCAGCGAGGTGCCGTCCAGCACCACCGCGGTGTCGCCGAACACCCACGCGTCCCGTGAGCCGTTCGCGGTGTCCACCGTCCACGCGATCGTGCCGCCCTCGCCGTCCAGCCCGCCCGGGCCGGTGACCGGGTCACCCACCAGGCGCATCACCAGCGGCACCACGGCGATCGTGGCGCACGCACCGACGATCAGGATCAGCAGGGCCGCCAACCGGGCGCGGTTCACCGGTACACCCCGTCTCAGGTCCGAAGGTAAGGAACGACCCGTCACGCTAGCGCCCGGCGTCAATCGTCGTCATCGCCGGGACCGTGCTGCGCCGGTACGCCGCCGGAGCAGCGGATCCGCAGCTCGGACTCGTCGCCGGCGCCTTCGAACTCGACCCTGACCTCGCGGGCCGGCCCACGCTCGACCCTCGCGATTGACCAGCCCTGCGCCGCCGACCAGGTGACCAGCTCCGCGCGGCCGTCCGCGGCGCACGCGGCCACGGCCGTGCCACCGGCCACCGCGAACGACCGGCGGTCATCCAGCGGCGCGGTCGGCTCCGGAGGCACGGCCGACGGGGACGGCGACGGGGACGGCGACGGGGACGGCGGCGCGGGCGGCGGCAGCGAGTCCAGCGCGGCCAGCACCTCCCGCTCGGAGAGCACGCCGCCGGGCGTACCCGTGATGCTCTCGCCGATCAGGCGGATCGCGGCCAGGCCGATGAGCGTGGCGGCGACCGCGGCGGCCAGCCACCCGGCGACGGCGATCACGGTACGGCGACTCATGCCCCGACTATGCCGCACGCCTCGCTAACGGCCGGACAGGCCAGGGATAAGGGACGGTCAAGGTGGCCGGGGCCGGTCCGGCCGGCGGCTACCCTGCCAGTCGTGGCCCGACTGCTCCTGATCGAGGACGACCTGACGATCCGCCTGCCGCTGGTCCGCGCGCTCACCGAGAGGGGGCACGCGGTCGCGGCGGCCGGCACCGCGATGGACGGCGTCCGCCTCGCCGTCGACGAACGCCCCGACCTGGTCGTGCTCGACCTCGGCCTGCCCGACCTGGACGGCCGGGAGATGCTCCGGATGCTGCGTGCGGTCAGCACGGTCCCGGTGATCGTCGCCACCGCGCGCGACGACGAGACCGAGATCGTCCGGGTGCTGGACGCGGGCGCGGATGACTACCTGGTCAAGCCGTTCAGTGCGGCACAGCTGGACGCCCGGGTGCGCGCGGTGCTCCGGCGCGGCGCACCGGCCGGCGACGGCGACGCCGCGATCACGGTCGGCCAGCTGCGCATCGACCCACGTGCCCGCGAGGTCACGCTGGCCGGTGCGCCGGTCGAGCTGACGCCGCGCGAGTTCGACCTGCTGTACCACCTGGCCGGGCGGGCCGGCGAGGTGGTCACCAAGCGCGAACTGCTCAGCGAGGTGTGGCGGATCCCGTACGGCGGCGCGGACAAGACCGTCGACGTGCACATCTCCTGGCTGCGCCGCAAGCTCGGCGAGAACGCGGCCGCGCCGCGATACCTGCACACGGTCCGCGGCGTCGGCGTGCGGCTGAGCGCGCCGTGAGGGGCCGGCTCGCGCTGCTGGTCGCCGCGACCACCGGCCTCACCATGATCGCTTTTCTGGTGCCGCTGGCACTGCTGCTCCGCGACGTCGCGGCCGACCGGGCCACCGTCACTGCGACCGCGGACGCGCAGGCCATCGTGTCCGTGGTCGGCGCCGCCGACGCAGCGACCGTGCGCCTGACCGTGGAGCGTCTCGCGCTCGCCTCCGGCCGCCCGGTGACCGTGTTCCTCGCGGACGGCACCGTACTCGGCGACCCGGTCGCGCCCACGCCCGCCACCCGGCTCGGCGCGACCGGCCGCAGCCTCACGGCGGAGACCGCGGACGGCGGCCGGGAGATCGTCATTGCGGTCCAGGGCCGCGCCGAGGGTACGGCCGTGATCCGCACCCTGGTCCCGGCCGCCGAGCTGACCCGCGGCGTACCCCGGTCCTGGCTGCTCCTCGCCGTGCTCGCGATCGTGCTCGTGTTGCTCGGGCTGGCCGTCGCGGACCGGCTGGCCCGCGCGCTGGTCCGGCCGATCGTCGCGCTCTCCCAGGTCTCGCACCGGCTGGCCGGCGCGGAACTGACCGCGCGCGCCGAACCGGACGGTCCACCCGAGGTACGCGAGGTCGCCGGAGCGCTGAACCACCTGGCCGCCCGCATCCAGGAGCTGCTGCACGCCGAACGCGAACACGTCGCCGACCTGTCCCACCGGCTGCGCACGCCGCTGACCGCGCTTCGGCTCGAGGCCGAGTCGATGCGCGACCGCGACGAGGCCGCCCGGATCCAGGCGGCCGCGGACGGCGTGGAGAGCGCGGTCACCGCCGTGATCCGCGCGGCGCGCGCCGCGACCGCGGCCGGTCCGGTCGCGCCGGGGGAGTGCGACGCCGCGGCCGTGGTGGCGGAACGCGTCGAGTTCTGGCGCGTGCTGGCCGAGGACACCGGCCGCGACGTGACCACCGAGATCGCGCCGGGCCCGCTGCCGGTCGCGCTGACCGCGGACGACCTGGCGGCCGCGGCCGACGCGCTGCTCGGCAACGTCTTCGCTCACACACCCGACGAAACCCCGTTCACGGTACGGCTGCGCCGCACGCCCGGCGGCGGTGCGGCACTCACCGTGGCGGACCGGGGTCCGGGCATCCCGGCCGGGCTGGTGCGCCGCGGGAAGAGCGGCGGCGGCTCGACCGGCCTCGGCCTGGACATCGCCCGCCGCGCGGCCCAGGCGGCCGGCGGAAGCCTGGAACTCGGCACGGCCGAACCCGGCGGCGCCGCGATCACGCTGCATCTCGGCGTGCCAGGAGCCTAAACGGCCCGGCCCGGCCCGGCGCCGCAGGTGCGCCGTGCCTCGGCCCGCCGAGCGGGCTGAACGGCGCTCTCCTGGCGATACCGGTCCGCTGGCGTTCACGGGTGGCCGGTTCGGCCTCGACGCTGGCGACTTGCGACGGCGTCAGCCCGGGGAAAGCGCAGAACGTCGCTACGGGTTTCGCGGCTAGCCGCCTTTATGATGAGATTTCGGGCGCGGAGTGCGCGATCATGAACCCTGCCGGTGCGGCCACCGGCCCGCTGGCCGCACCGGTGATTGCCGAAATGGGTTCGACCGGCGGCTGTGCTGGCAAGCGAACCACCGGCCCGCTGGCGCGGACCGGTGGTCGGCTCGGGCGGAGTCCACCGTGCCCCGGGCCGTTGGATCGGCTGGGGGATGCCCGAGGCGCCGGGATCAGTCGTCGTCGCGGTCGTCGCCACCGCGGCGGCCGCTGCGGTCGTCGTCATCGCCGCCGTGCCGGCCCTTGCCGTCATCGCTGCTGCCGTCGCTGCGGTCGCCGCCGTGACCGCCGCGGTCGTCGAGTTCGTCGTCGATCACGCGGCCGGTGGCCTTCTCGATATTGATCTCGCGACGCCCGTGGTCCGTGGTGAACTCGACCTTCCAGGTCGGGACGTCGTTCACGTCGTCGCTCTCCACCTCGCGTACGGTGCCGGAACCCAGGTGGGCCCGCGCGATCGCCACCGCCTGCTCCCGGCTCACCGGGCCGCCGGCGACCGGGGGCGTCGCCGGTGCGGTGGACACGGACGACGACGGCGACCCGGACGGATCGCCGGACGACGGGGCCGGCCCGGGCGTGCCCGGCTCGCCGGACGACGGGTCCACGGGCGGCGTGGCGGAGTCGTCGGAGGACGGTGCCGGGGACGGCGTGGCCGCCGTGCCCAGGCCGCTCGTGGCGCTGCCGGAGCCGTCGCTCAGGCCGGCGGCCACCGCGGTGCCGCCGAAGCCCAGCACCAGCGCGGCTCCGGCCGCCGCGGCCAGCATGGTCGTGCGCTTCATGGTCGTACCTCCGTTGGTCGATCGATCGTCGGTTGTCGACGACCACCGAAGGTTCGTCCGCGACCGGATAGCGGCGCGCTGTGCGACGGCTAAGGCGAGGTTAAGACATCAGCGCCGCCACCAGCACCGATGCGACCGACAGCGTGGTCGCGGCGGTGCGCAGCGCGTGCCACCGGGCCCACGGCACCTCGAACCACCGGCGTACCGAGCTGGCCTCCGCGTCGGTCGCGGAGTGCAGGTCGACCGCGTCCAGCCGGTTGTTCAGCGGGATGTTCGCGCCGACGGTGACGCCGAAGCCGCCCACGACGTACAGCGCGCAGGCCGCGAGCAGCAGCCCGCCCTCGGCGGACCAGCCGTCCTGCAGGCGGAGGATCAGCGCCAGCGGCAGCAGCACCAGTGGGCCGAGGAACGCGGCCAGGAACACCGGGTTCACGATCGCCACGTTGATCGACTGCATGGCGCGCAGGTATCCGATGTCGCCGAGGCGGCCGAGGCCCCGGTTCGTGACGAACGAGAACGAGAAGAACAGGCCGGCGATGAGCGCGGTCAGCGTGCCGGCCAGCACCAGCGTCGCGTCGGCGAGAAGATCCATGACGGCGACGGTACGCGGCGCGGCCAGGTCCGGCGTACCCGCGAAGGTGTGTGATTACCGGCCGAACGTGCCATCCGGATCGATCGACAACCTTGTCTCCGTCCGGACGCCGGTAGCAGAATCGGCGGATGGGCGACCGCCGTGAGCCGAGCATCCACCAGCTGCGCCTGCTCCTCGGCCTCGCCGCCCACCTCCACTTCGGACGCGCGGCCGAGGCGCTGCGGATCAGTCAGTCCGCGCTCAGCATGCAGATCCGCGCGCTGGAGGACCGGCTCGGCGTGCGGCTGGTCGAGCGCACCAGCCGGACCGCGGAGCTGACCACGGCCGGGCGCGCGCTGCTGCCCGTGATCGAGGAGACCGTCGCGGCCGTCGACCGGTTGCTCGAGGCGGCCGCCGCGCGCAGCGCCGACCTGGACCGCGAGCTGGTCGTCGGCGCGGTCGACACCGAGGCCGCGATGCCGCACACCGCCGCGATCCTGCGCCGGGTGCAGACCGGCGACCCGTCGATCCGGGTGAGCGTGCGCAGCATCGGGTTCGTCGACCAGATCCGCGCGCTGACCAGCGGCAAGGTGGACGTGGCGTTCCTCCGGCCGCCGCTGCCGCCGGGCATCGAGTCGCTCCAACTGGCCACCGAGCCGCGCGTCGCCTGCCTGCCGGTGAACGATCCGCTGGCCCGCGCCGGCCGCCCGGTGCCGCTGGCCCGGCTGGCCCGGCACCCCGTCCTGGACGTGCCGGCCGGCGTACCGCGGGACTGGTGGTCGTTCTGGGCCGCCGACCCGCGGCCGGACGGGACGCCGGTCACCTACGGCCCGGTCGTCGGCGACCTGGAGACGCTGCTCCGGGCGGTCGCGGACGGGCGCGGTATCGCGTTCCTGCCGGCGGCCGCGCGCACCACGTTCGCCCGGCCCGGCGTGGCCTACGTGGACGTCACCGGCCTGCCACCGTCCACCTCCGCGCTGGCCTGGCTCGCGGAGAACTCGTCCGCCCCGGCGATCGCGGCGATCCGGGCGGCCGCCGGGAGCCTGCTGAAGGCGTGACACCGTGCCCGCCACCGCGTCGGCGGTGGCGGGCACGCCCCCGTCAGAACCAGCCGGCCGTGTCGTCCAGCCGGTCCGCGAACTCCAGCCCGGCGATCACCTGCAGCGCCTGGGCCTGCGTGACCGGAGTGCCGGCGTCGGCGCGTTCGCCGCCGTCGCTGGTCGCGGTGACGAGCACGTCGTTGTGCTTCAGGTCGACGCTCCAGAGATCGCCCGCCGAGACCGCGTTGACCTGGTACGGGCCGGCCGTCTGCAGCCGCGGACCGTCGCCGGCGGTCCTGGTGCCGGTGGCGTCGAGCCCCAGCCGGCGCTGCCCGTCGCCGACGACCAGCCGCCCGTACGCGAACAGGCCGACCTCGCTGTCCGCACGGAGCGTCACGCCGGTCTCCCGCAGCTGCAGCCCGGCGGGCAGGCCGGCCGCCCCGAACGGCAGCACGATCCGCCGGCTCTGGTCGAAACGCACGCGCGTGAGCAGGGAGAGATCGGCCGGCCGGGAGCCGGCCGACACCGACGCGCGTGCCCACAGCCCGTCCGCGGGCTGCCAGGTGATCACGTTGAGGGCCGCCTCGGGGACGACGCTCATCTTCGCCGGCCGGTCACCCACGGTGGTGGGTGACGGATCAGGCAGCGGTACGTCCGGCAGCCCGGCGACGTCCAGCGGCGGCAGATCCTCCTCGGCACGGGCGACGTCGATCGTGATGTTCCCGTCCGGACGGAGGGCGGTGGCACTCTCGGCGCCCGGCCGGGACCGCCAGCCGGCCTCGTAGGCGTCGCCGGCCAGCGCGTCGATGGAGAAGTGCACGGTCAGGGGATCGGTACCGACCAGGTCCGGTCGCGCCGCCGCACCGGGCTGCCCGGCGTCCGGCATCCGGGCCAGGTCGCCGGTGAGCGGACCGGGCGCCTGCGACGGGCCGGTGGACGAGGCGGGCGGCACCGGCGGCTGCCGGTCGGGCAGCACCGTGGCCGCCGCCGCGCCGACCGCGACCACGGCCACCGCCGCGAGCGTCGCGGTGGCGATCCGCCGCCGGGTCCGCAGCCGCCGTCCCCGTACCAGCGCGGCGGCCAGCAGCAGCCCGGCCTCGACCGGCGGTCCGGCGTCCGCGCGGGCCCGGAGGCTGTCGGTCAGTAGCGTGTCACGATCGGCGGACATCGGCGGTCTCCCCTCGGCCGGTCAGGGCCTGCAACCTGTCCAGGGCGCGTTTTGCCTGGGTACGGACGGTGCCCTGGCTGCACTGCAACAGCTCCGCGATGGTCGCGTCGTCGTAGTCCTCGTAGTACCGCAGCACGATCACGGTCCGCTGCCGCGGTGACAGCCGGGTGACCAGCCGCCACATCGCGTCCCGCTCGTCGGTCTCGGCCGCGGGGTCCCGCACGGTCGCGGTCTCCCGCACCGTGTCCACGCTGACCTCGCGGTTCATCAGCCGGCGTCGCCACGAGTGGTGCGCGTTGACCAGCATCCGCCGCACGTAGAGGTCCGGCCGGTCCACCGCGCCCACCCGCCGCCACCGCACGTAGGCGCTGGCCAGCACGTCCTGCACCAGATCCTCGGCCCGGTGCTCGTCGCCCGTCAGCAGCCGCGCGAACCGCACCAGGGCCGGGCCCCGCGCCAGCACGTACTCATCGAACGTCACGACACATGAAACGCGCTCACCCGGCCGCCGCGTAGACAGCGTGCCGGGAAATCCGGTCGAGAATCTCGGTGAGCACGTCCGGGCCGGTCGCGAAGTTGATCCGGATGAATCCGGCGGTGTCCGGGGAGAACTCCGCGCCGGCGCCGACCTTGACGCCCGCGTCGCGGAGCAGCCGGCCGGCCGGGTCCGGGCCGAGCGGTGAGCCGGTGCAGTCGAGCCAGGCGAGGTAGGTCGCGTCCGGTGTGCGGTAGCCGGTCTCCCACGGCAGCGTCGCCGCCCACTCGGTGATCCGGGCGCGGTTCTCGGTGAGCAGGGCCATCAGGCCGTCCAGCCAGGGGCCGGCCTCCCGCCATGCCGTGGTGGTGGCGACCCGGCCGTGCAGGCCGGGCTGGCCGAGGTAGTCGAGCGGCAGCGCGGCCAGCCGCTCCCACAGCACGCCGTCGCCGATGTGGGCGACCGCGCAGCGTACCCCCGCGATGTTGAAGGCCTTGGTGGCGGACGTCGCGGTGACCGTGCGGGCCGCGGCGTCCGCGGACAGCGACGCGAACGGGATGTGCCGGTGCGGCGCGTGGACCAGGTCGGCGTGGATCTCGTCCGCGAGGACCAGCAGGTCGAGTTCGGCGGCGGCGGTCGCGAGCGCGTCCAGTTCCGCGCGGGTGAAGACGTGGCCGGTCGGATTGTGCGGGTTGACCACGACCAGCATGGCGCACCCGCGCAGCGTCTCCCGCAGATCGAAACCGTCCGGCGGTACGACCGGGAGCGGCACGACGTGGCGTCCGGCCCGGGTGATCGAGGCCAGGAACGGCGGATAGTTCGGCAGGTGGATCGCGATCCGGTCGCCGGGTCGGGTCGCGTGCTCGATCACGACCTGGAGCGTCTGGATCAGGTCGGATAGGACCCGGGTGCGGCCGGGCGCCGGGGTCCAGCCGTGCCGGGCGGCCATCCGTTCCTCGAACGCGGCGATCACCGGGTCACCGTCCGGCCAGTGCGGATAGCCGAGGTCGGTGAGCTCGGCGAGGCGGCGGCGGATGACCGGGGCGGGCGCGAAGTCCATGTCCGCGACCCAGGCGCCGAGCGTGCCGGGCGGCAGCGAGCCCCACTTCACGCCGTGCCCGGACCGCAGCCGGGCGGTGTCCACCGCGAAGTCGCTCACGGCCGGACCCCGCTCACCAGCGCGTCCCGGAGGATCTCCATCTGGCCGTGGTGCTGGGCCAGTTCCTCCAGCACGTGCAGCAGCGCGCCGCCGCGGGTGAGCGTGCGCGGCGGACCGGCGTAGCCGGCCGGGGGAGTCCCGTGCAGTGGTGCGTCACCGTCCAGGCCGGTGACGTCCGCGGCGAGCCGGTCGCGCAGCGCGCGCACCTCGGCCAGCAGTGGCGCGACCGGGCCGGCCGCGGTGAACTCAGCGTCGCGGTCACGGTGCACGGCCCGGCCCGCGACGAGCGCGCCGGACCAGTAGTCGGCCACGCCCACACAGTGCGTGAGCAGCGCGAACGGTGAGTTGGCGCCGGGCAGCGGCGGCGTCGTGCCGGCCAGTTCGTCGCCGAGCCCGGCCACGATGGCGGACATGCCGTCGAGCGCGCGCCCGACGAAGTAGAGGTAGTCGTCGGTTGATATCAAACCGGCCTCCCGGGGGTTTAGCGTCACCGCCTTAGCCGGTGACGGCAAGAACCATTGCGCGGGTACGTGTCACCTGTCAAGGTGGTGACGTGGAGTTCGTGTTCATCGGCGGGAACCTGGCGCTCGACCTGCTCGGCACGCTCAAGTGGCGCCGCACCGAGCCGCTCGAGGGCCTGCGCACAACCGACGACGCCGCCCGCTGGGCGGTCGAGGCCGGGCTGGTCACGTCCCGCCCGAAGCTGACCCCGATCGACGTGGAAGCGCTCCGCGCGCTCCGGGAGAGCATCTATCGCCTGGTCACCGCGCTGCGGGAAGGGACGCCGATCCCGCGCGCCGACCAGGCCGCGGTCAACGAGGCCGCGGCCGGCCCGCGCGTGCTCACCCGGCTCGTCGGCCTGGACGCCCGCCGCACCGGTACGGCCGCGGCGATCGAGGCCGAGGTGGCCGTCGCCGCGATCACGGTGATCGCCGACCTGTACGCCAGCCGCGGACCACGCCTGCGGGAGTGCGAGCGCCAGGACTGCACCCGGCTGTTCCTCGACCGCTCCCGCGGCCGCACCCGCACCTGGTGCGGCATGAGCGAGTGCGGCAACCGCGTCAAGGCCGCCGGCTACCGCGCCCGCAAGGCGGCGGTGCGGACGGCGTGACGTGGTTCGGTGGCAGGCTGTCGTGCCCGCCGGGTGGCCGTCCGGGGACGGGACGCGACGGACCGGGTGTCCGTCGCCGACCGGAGACCGGGTGGCCAGGATGAGGCGCGAGGGAGAGGAGCATCGTGACCGGCACGATCGACGCGCGGCTGGCCGCCGTCTACCGCTACGAGATCCTGGATACCCCACGGGACGGCACGTTCGAGGGCTTCGCGCGTGTTGCGGCGCGTCAGTTCCGGGTGCCGATCGCCACCGTGACCATCGTGGACGCCGACCGGGTCTGGTTCGCGGCCGCGGAGGGCCTGCCCGGTGTCGCGCAGATCGGCACCGAGCCGGGCCTGTGTGCGTCCGCCGTGCTGCAGGCCGGGCCGTACGTGGTGAACGACGCGCTGGTCGACCCACGCACGATGGACCACCCGCTGGTCCGCGGCGAACTCGGCCTCCGTTTCTACGCGGCCGCGCCGATCACCACCCGCGACGGTCACCGGCTCGGCACGGTCAACGTGATCGACTCCGCCCCGCGTGACGTCACCGAGGACGAGGCCATGCTGCTCACCGACCTGGCCTGCCTGGTCGCCCAGCACCTCGATCTGCGGCTGGCCACGCTGCTCGCGGTCCGCGCCGAGCAGACGCTGCGCCACGACGCGGATGCCCGCGCCACCGCGTCCGCCGCACTCGTCAACCGCATGCGCGCGGCCGGTGCCGCCCAGCGCGAGGCCGCCACCCTCCCGGAGTTCTGCCAGCTCGGCGGCGCCGGCGGCTGCGGCGCGGCGGCCGAGCTCAAGGTGGCGGACACCTGGGGCGACCACGCCTGGGGATGCCCGGCCCACGTCGAGGAGGTCCTCACCCACGCCTCCTCCGTCTTCCTGGCCAGCCAGGAACTCAACGGCCTCGCCGGCTACCGCGCCCGCTGAGCCACCGCTCAGTCGCTGCCGGCTGCTGGCAGCGACACGGGATTCGGCGCCCGCGGGCTCTGCGTACCGCGGTGGTCGTGTGTCGTGGGCGGCTGCCGCGCGAGCGCGAGAACGAGAGCGGTCGCTCCG
This genomic interval carries:
- a CDS encoding outer membrane protein assembly factor BamB family protein, translating into MNRARLAALLILIVGACATIAVVPLVMRLVGDPVTGPGGLDGEGGTIAWTVDTANGSRDAWVFGDTAVVLDGTSLLGLRRGDGGRVWQLPYPAEDTALTVAGGVAVVQAGTDGPVDVIDPASGRTLWSAAGPVRMVARADALYLDSCPDRRDTPADCVLTKRRVADGATLWTMDATHVSVHENVIGARRPLAPPASAYLPVSVSEPGVRAALLDTTTGTVLPGRAEQRAWYTFAAGDTLVVTDHDPPRGDRDCTVTVTAVHARTGAAAWDGAIHSGRTAGGECTRSFPRIYSGSSELFGVGNEVAAVTRSGQATLVDVTTGETRWTTPEQGVPIAGDDESLLVRANAETGPIALLALADGRRLWSAPDTGLATTSASWEAVAHGDLVAVLGATGDRPYVLVYDARTGRQLARRGGWLTGVGEGWVMVSTGAGAGRLRLHMLTF
- a CDS encoding septum formation initiator, with product MSRRTVIAVAGWLAAAVAATLIGLAAIRLIGESITGTPGGVLSEREVLAALDSLPPPAPPSPSPSPSPSPSAVPPEPTAPLDDRRSFAVAGGTAVAACAADGRAELVTWSAAQGWSIARVERGPAREVRVEFEGAGDESELRIRCSGGVPAQHGPGDDDD
- a CDS encoding response regulator transcription factor; translated protein: MARLLLIEDDLTIRLPLVRALTERGHAVAAAGTAMDGVRLAVDERPDLVVLDLGLPDLDGREMLRMLRAVSTVPVIVATARDDETEIVRVLDAGADDYLVKPFSAAQLDARVRAVLRRGAPAGDGDAAITVGQLRIDPRAREVTLAGAPVELTPREFDLLYHLAGRAGEVVTKRELLSEVWRIPYGGADKTVDVHISWLRRKLGENAAAPRYLHTVRGVGVRLSAP
- a CDS encoding HAMP domain-containing sensor histidine kinase; amino-acid sequence: MRGRLALLVAATTGLTMIAFLVPLALLLRDVAADRATVTATADAQAIVSVVGAADAATVRLTVERLALASGRPVTVFLADGTVLGDPVAPTPATRLGATGRSLTAETADGGREIVIAVQGRAEGTAVIRTLVPAAELTRGVPRSWLLLAVLAIVLVLLGLAVADRLARALVRPIVALSQVSHRLAGAELTARAEPDGPPEVREVAGALNHLAARIQELLHAEREHVADLSHRLRTPLTALRLEAESMRDRDEAARIQAAADGVESAVTAVIRAARAATAAGPVAPGECDAAAVVAERVEFWRVLAEDTGRDVTTEIAPGPLPVALTADDLAAAADALLGNVFAHTPDETPFTVRLRRTPGGGAALTVADRGPGIPAGLVRRGKSGGGSTGLGLDIARRAAQAAGGSLELGTAEPGGAAITLHLGVPGA
- a CDS encoding PepSY domain-containing protein yields the protein MKRTTMLAAAAGAALVLGFGGTAVAAGLSDGSGSATSGLGTAATPSPAPSSDDSATPPVDPSSGEPGTPGPAPSSGDPSGSPSSSVSTAPATPPVAGGPVSREQAVAIARAHLGSGTVREVESDDVNDVPTWKVEFTTDHGRREINIEKATGRVIDDELDDRGGHGGDRSDGSSDDGKGRHGGDDDDRSGRRGGDDRDDD
- a CDS encoding anthrone oxygenase family protein produces the protein MDLLADATLVLAGTLTALIAGLFFSFSFVTNRGLGRLGDIGYLRAMQSINVAIVNPVFLAAFLGPLVLLPLALILRLQDGWSAEGGLLLAACALYVVGGFGVTVGANIPLNNRLDAVDLHSATDAEASSVRRWFEVPWARWHALRTAATTLSVASVLVAALMS
- a CDS encoding LysR family transcriptional regulator — encoded protein: MGDRREPSIHQLRLLLGLAAHLHFGRAAEALRISQSALSMQIRALEDRLGVRLVERTSRTAELTTAGRALLPVIEETVAAVDRLLEAAAARSADLDRELVVGAVDTEAAMPHTAAILRRVQTGDPSIRVSVRSIGFVDQIRALTSGKVDVAFLRPPLPPGIESLQLATEPRVACLPVNDPLARAGRPVPLARLARHPVLDVPAGVPRDWWSFWAADPRPDGTPVTYGPVVGDLETLLRAVADGRGIAFLPAAARTTFARPGVAYVDVTGLPPSTSALAWLAENSSAPAIAAIRAAAGSLLKA
- a CDS encoding SigE family RNA polymerase sigma factor, which produces MTFDEYVLARGPALVRFARLLTGDEHRAEDLVQDVLASAYVRWRRVGAVDRPDLYVRRMLVNAHHSWRRRLMNREVSVDTVRETATVRDPAAETDERDAMWRLVTRLSPRQRTVIVLRYYEDYDDATIAELLQCSQGTVRTQAKRALDRLQALTGRGETADVRRS
- a CDS encoding MalY/PatB family protein, with the translated sequence MSDFAVDTARLRSGHGVKWGSLPPGTLGAWVADMDFAPAPVIRRRLAELTDLGYPHWPDGDPVIAAFEERMAARHGWTPAPGRTRVLSDLIQTLQVVIEHATRPGDRIAIHLPNYPPFLASITRAGRHVVPLPVVPPDGFDLRETLRGCAMLVVVNPHNPTGHVFTRAELDALATAAAELDLLVLADEIHADLVHAPHRHIPFASLSADAAARTVTATSATKAFNIAGVRCAVAHIGDGVLWERLAALPLDYLGQPGLHGRVATTTAWREAGPWLDGLMALLTENRARITEWAATLPWETGYRTPDATYLAWLDCTGSPLGPDPAGRLLRDAGVKVGAGAEFSPDTAGFIRINFATGPDVLTEILDRISRHAVYAAAG
- a CDS encoding mycothiol transferase; the protein is MISTDDYLYFVGRALDGMSAIVAGLGDELAGTTPPLPGANSPFALLTHCVGVADYWSGALVAGRAVHRDRDAEFTAAGPVAPLLAEVRALRDRLAADVTGLDGDAPLHGTPPAGYAGPPRTLTRGGALLHVLEELAQHHGQMEILRDALVSGVRP
- a CDS encoding CGNR zinc finger domain-containing protein, whose product is MEFVFIGGNLALDLLGTLKWRRTEPLEGLRTTDDAARWAVEAGLVTSRPKLTPIDVEALRALRESIYRLVTALREGTPIPRADQAAVNEAAAGPRVLTRLVGLDARRTGTAAAIEAEVAVAAITVIADLYASRGPRLRECERQDCTRLFLDRSRGRTRTWCGMSECGNRVKAAGYRARKAAVRTA